ATTTTAGCGTGATACGTCATGCGAATACCCGGGCTGTCCTGGCATGGGATCCACGTTCGCGCAAGAATTGGCTGTGATTGTGTGAATAAAAACGGCTTGGTCTTTCCCGCTGTTTGCGACGGTTCAAGCCATTGCAGTGCATCGGCGTCTTTTGTTGTGGAATAATAAATGTTAATCCAATCGGTTTTAGGCGTAATCGTGATCTTCAGCTCGCGTCCCAGATAGGCCGATGAATCACCGAATGTGAAGGGAGTATGAGTTTCTTCCTTGCCGAGCGTAACCTTGTGAATCGCTAATCCGCGCGTATCCAACCGGATCACTTCGGAGCCGTTTTTGTTCTTAATTTGATAACTTGCTTTACCGGTAATTTGTTTGACGTCAAAATCAACTTTGATATCGAGTTCAAGATGCGTCACAACGGCTTCTTCCGGACGAGCATACGAATGCGGGTCTTTGAAGTATTCAACTTCGTCAACCGATTTCTTTTCGCAAGAAACAATCAGTACAAGAACTAAAAAAGCACACACGGGTTTTATTAGTGATGGCATGTGGATATTCTGAGTTTTGATTTTCAAATGATTAAATTGAAAATACTCCCCGTTTCGATCATTCGCAAGGACAATTTGCTGTGAGAAAGCTTGAACTTCACGTGAAATTTTTATATGATAAGGCAGGAAATATTATCATTTTAACCAGTTGAGGAACTATGTTTGACACCAACTACAAATTCACATGCGTCGAAAAATTTTTGAAATATGTGAAGTATGATACGCAATCGGACGATGACGCAACTTGTTTTCCCAGCACGGAAAAACAAAAAATACTGTCCAAAGATCTTGCCATAGAGTTAAAAGCCCTGGGGCTTAGCGATGCGCACATGGATGACAACGGTTATGTCATGGCGACCATTCCTTCCAACACAAAGAAAAACGTGCCGGTCATTGCTTATATTGCCCACGTGGATACATCGCCGGCCGTGACCGGAGAAAATGTGAATCCCATCGTTCACAAAAATTATCAAGGCGGGGATATTCACCTGCCGAAAGACGCTAATCAGGTTATTGAAGTCAAGAATAATCCCGATCTGGAAAAAATGAAGGGGTATGATATTATCACAGCGGACGGCACAACTTTACTGGGCGCGGACAATAAAGCCGGCGTGGCGGAGATCATGGATGCAGTGGGATATTTCTTAAGTCATCCGGAAGTAAAACACGGGGCGATCAAAATTTGTTTTACGCCGGACGAAGAGGTAGGGCGCGGCACAGAAAAAATTGATCTGAAAAAATTAGGCGCTCAGTTCGCCTACACCGTAGACGGGTCCAGCCGCGGCGAAGTGGAGACTGAAACGTTCAGCGCGGATGCGATGACGGTGAAATTTCACGGTAAAAATATTCACCCGGGCTATGCAAAAAATAAAATGGTTAATGCGGTGAAAGTTGGTGCGCGATTCATCGAAAAACTTCCGAAGACAACGCTATCACCGGAAACGACCGAGAAGAAAGAAGGATTTGTTCATCCGACGACGTTTAACGCCAACGAAGAACTTGCTACGGTCAAATTCATCATTCGCGATTTCGTGACGGAAAAGTTAGCCGAAAAAGAAGAGTTGGTGAAGAAACTTGCACAAGAAACAGCGGCGGAATTTCCCGGCGCGCGTTTGGAAGTTGAGATAAAAGAACAATACCGCAATATGAAATACATATTGGATAAATATCCGCAAGTAGGAGACAATGCGATCGAAGCCATGAAACGCCTAAAGATTGAACCGATTCTCAGTCCCATTCGCGGCGGAACCGACGGTTCACGCCTATCCTACATGGGTTTGCCGACACCGAATATATTTGCAGGCGAACATAGTTTCCATTCCAAACTAGAATGGGTTGCCGTTCAGGATATGGAAATGGCCGTTCGTGTGATCGTGGAACTTGCGCAGATATGGGAAGAACGGGCATGAAAGAAGTGGCTGGTCAGCTCTGGATTGTCAGGAAGTAATCTAATAAACTCTAGCAGATAACAAAAAAACCGCCCCGAGATTCTTAGGGCGGTTTTTTATTTCATCACATAATTTGTTTAAACTTATTCCTCTTCCACTTTCCCTCGCATGGAATCCCAATACATATATCCGAGGATGCCGAGGAACATCAGGCCGCCAAGTAATTCTGCAGAATGTGATTCCGCCCATTCGGGGTCGACCCAATTGAAGCCGAGGTAACGTAATATAGCGCTGATCACGCCAAGCAAGGCGCCGCCGGCAATAAATCCGGATGCGATCAATGTTCCGCGTTCACGTCGAGCGGTATTGAGTTTCTCGTCCGAACTCCGCGTGGAAACAAAATGAGCAATAAGTCCGCCGAATACCAACGGGGTATTTAATTCCAATGGAATATACATGCCGAGTGCAAAGGCCAATGCAGGGACGCCGAGCATAGTTAGTACCAGCGCCATAAAAGCCCCGGCAACGTAAAGCATCCAGGGCGCGGCTTGTCCGGTCATTAAAGGTTTGATCACCGCTGCCATAGCATTAGCCTGCGGGGCAACCAGTGCGTTAGGCCCGCTGAAACCGTACGTTTCATTTAATATTAACATGACCCAGCCTACCGTAGCGGCGGAAACCAATACGCCGGCAAATTTCCACGATTCCTGTTTATATGGAGAAGAACCTAACCAATAACCGATTTTTAAGTCAGTAATAAAAGCGCCCGCGCAGGATAACGCCGTACAGACCACGCCGCCGATAATCAGCGCCGAGATCATACCGTTGTCGCCGGTCAAACCAACGGAAACCAACACGAAAGACGAAATGATCAACGTCATTAAAGTCATGCCGGAAACGGGATTTGTTCCCACGATCGCGATCGCATTGGCCGCAACGGTTGTGAATAAGAATGAAATAATCAATACAATAAGAAGCCCGACCATAGCATGCGTTATATTATGAACAACACCGAATTGGAAGAAAATGAAAATCATGACCGCCGTCATGACGATACCGATCGCGATGATGCTCATGGATAGATCTCTCTGCGTTCTCAATCGGCTGTCCATATCTACTTTCTTACCGACGATTTCTTTAAAGCCTAATACGAAAGCCGATTTAATAATCTTGGACGAACGGATAATACCAATAATACCGGCCATGGCGATTCCGCCGATACCGATATGACGAACGTAATTTCTAAAAATCTCCTCTGCCGACATATCGCTAATCAGTTTGGTTACATTCGCGCCGAGCGGCGTCGTAAGGCCGCTGCCAACGTGATATAATGCAGGAATGATCACATACCACGATACAAATGAGCCGGCCGCGATGATGGATGAATATTTTAAACCGATGATATAGCCAAGTCCTGTGACGGCCGCGCCGATATTGACTTTGAATACCAGTTTCATTTTGTCCGCTAATACGTCGCCGTAAGGCAATACGCGCGTAGTAAATACTTCGCTCCACCAGCCGAAAGAGGCGATGATGAAGTCATACAACCCGCCGATGATTCCGCTGAAAACAAGCACTTTGGCCTGATTACCGCCTTTTTCACCTGCGACGAGAACTTCAGTTGTAGCTGTTGCTTCCGGGAATGGAAATTTGCCATGCATTTCCGCTACAAAATATTTTCTGAACGGTATGAGAAATAGGATTCCAAGAAACCCGCCAAAAAGGGACGCGAAAAATACCTGATAGAACTCCACGTTCAATTCAAGTATGTACAAAGCGGGTATCGT
This genomic window from bacterium contains:
- the pepT gene encoding peptidase T; translated protein: MFDTNYKFTCVEKFLKYVKYDTQSDDDATCFPSTEKQKILSKDLAIELKALGLSDAHMDDNGYVMATIPSNTKKNVPVIAYIAHVDTSPAVTGENVNPIVHKNYQGGDIHLPKDANQVIEVKNNPDLEKMKGYDIITADGTTLLGADNKAGVAEIMDAVGYFLSHPEVKHGAIKICFTPDEEVGRGTEKIDLKKLGAQFAYTVDGSSRGEVETETFSADAMTVKFHGKNIHPGYAKNKMVNAVKVGARFIEKLPKTTLSPETTEKKEGFVHPTTFNANEELATVKFIIRDFVTEKLAEKEELVKKLAQETAAEFPGARLEVEIKEQYRNMKYILDKYPQVGDNAIEAMKRLKIEPILSPIRGGTDGSRLSYMGLPTPNIFAGEHSFHSKLEWVAVQDMEMAVRVIVELAQIWEERA
- a CDS encoding oligopeptide transporter, OPT family, with amino-acid sequence MSDHATQAVKGLPTNAYTDLKPGEEYKPIMSPLQVYPEVNFRSVFWGLLMAMLFSAAAAYLGLKIGQVFEAAIPIAIIAVGLSAAAKRKNALGENVIIQSIGANSGAVVAGAIFTIPALYILELNVEFYQVFFASLFGGFLGILFLIPFRKYFVAEMHGKFPFPEATATTEVLVAGEKGGNQAKVLVFSGIIGGLYDFIIASFGWWSEVFTTRVLPYGDVLADKMKLVFKVNIGAAVTGLGYIIGLKYSSIIAAGSFVSWYVIIPALYHVGSGLTTPLGANVTKLISDMSAEEIFRNYVRHIGIGGIAMAGIIGIIRSSKIIKSAFVLGFKEIVGKKVDMDSRLRTQRDLSMSIIAIGIVMTAVMIFIFFQFGVVHNITHAMVGLLIVLIISFLFTTVAANAIAIVGTNPVSGMTLMTLIISSFVLVSVGLTGDNGMISALIIGGVVCTALSCAGAFITDLKIGYWLGSSPYKQESWKFAGVLVSAATVGWVMLILNETYGFSGPNALVAPQANAMAAVIKPLMTGQAAPWMLYVAGAFMALVLTMLGVPALAFALGMYIPLELNTPLVFGGLIAHFVSTRSSDEKLNTARRERGTLIASGFIAGGALLGVISAILRYLGFNWVDPEWAESHSAELLGGLMFLGILGYMYWDSMRGKVEEE